In Crinalium epipsammum PCC 9333, the following are encoded in one genomic region:
- a CDS encoding LCP family protein encodes MEQSVKNSTEDVKIKSSKGSANHHRKTVNDAADKFQEKKAPNSQASPSRFVKILSHHLLDVKFNFFPVRSLLWSGAFAITAVASATLGTTVALMVPLSPLIAVSHEGQQNKSIWSESFHYGLSRPVNILVMGIDRVIDVPDDPRQIFRGRSDTMLLLRLDPSDRSVKMLSIPRDTRVDFPGMSIPKINQANADGGATLAARVVHHTLNNVPIDRYVRVTTGAFRELVDLVGGVDVFVPERMSYHDNTQNLHIDLAPGWQTLNGEKAEQFARFRNHNNGDIGRVQRQQALLKSLRAKLQTPAMVPRLPKLIRVLSKYIDTNLSLEETLALGTFGLTLQQDNFKMVLLPGRFSTPNEFSASYWIMDSIGKDRIMRDYFGQESTPTLLAANPSANELRIAIQNTTGQPRMNQKVIKFLRSKGFYNVYLVNDWSESQQQTQIIAQQGDVKAAIALKNILGLGKIEADSTGDLKSDITIRVGQDWHL; translated from the coding sequence GTGGAACAAAGTGTAAAAAATTCAACAGAGGATGTAAAAATTAAATCCTCCAAAGGTTCTGCGAATCATCACCGCAAAACTGTTAATGATGCCGCAGACAAATTTCAGGAAAAGAAAGCTCCTAATTCTCAAGCGTCCCCCTCAAGGTTCGTTAAAATTCTCTCACACCACTTACTAGACGTAAAATTTAACTTTTTTCCAGTTCGTTCCCTCTTATGGAGCGGGGCATTTGCCATAACAGCAGTAGCTTCGGCTACACTCGGCACTACGGTGGCGCTAATGGTTCCTTTGTCTCCACTCATAGCTGTGAGCCATGAAGGACAGCAAAACAAGAGTATTTGGAGCGAAAGCTTTCACTATGGTTTATCACGACCAGTTAATATCCTGGTGATGGGAATTGACCGCGTTATCGACGTTCCAGACGACCCACGCCAAATATTCAGAGGTCGTAGTGATACAATGCTGCTGTTACGGCTAGATCCGAGCGATCGTTCCGTAAAAATGCTATCAATTCCGCGCGATACTCGTGTTGATTTTCCAGGTATGAGTATACCTAAAATCAACCAAGCTAATGCCGATGGCGGAGCAACTTTAGCTGCACGAGTAGTACACCATACATTAAACAATGTACCGATTGATAGATACGTGAGAGTCACCACTGGTGCATTTCGTGAATTGGTAGATTTAGTAGGTGGCGTAGATGTGTTTGTGCCTGAGCGGATGTCTTACCATGACAATACTCAGAATTTGCACATTGATCTGGCTCCAGGTTGGCAAACTCTTAACGGTGAAAAAGCTGAACAGTTTGCTAGATTCCGCAATCATAATAATGGTGATATTGGTCGGGTACAAAGACAACAAGCACTGCTGAAATCTTTAAGAGCTAAATTACAGACACCAGCGATGGTACCTCGTTTGCCTAAGCTGATTCGCGTCCTGAGTAAATATATAGATACTAACCTTAGCTTAGAAGAAACTCTGGCACTAGGCACTTTTGGTCTTACCCTACAGCAAGATAACTTCAAAATGGTGCTGTTACCTGGTAGATTTAGCACTCCTAATGAATTTTCGGCTAGTTACTGGATTATGGATTCAATTGGGAAAGACCGGATTATGCGTGACTATTTCGGTCAAGAATCAACACCGACATTATTGGCTGCTAATCCTTCCGCCAATGAACTGAGAATTGCTATTCAAAATACTACTGGTCAGCCTCGGATGAACCAAAAAGTGATCAAGTTTCTTAGAAGCAAAGGCTTTTACAACGTATACTTAGTTAACGATTGGTCAGAGTCACAACAACAGACTCAGATTATCGCCCAACAAGGTGATGTGAAAGCGGCGATCGCACTCAAAAACATCTTGGGATTAGGTAAAATAGAAGCGGATTCAACTGGGGATCTCAAATCAGACATCACAATTCGCGTCGGTCAAGATTGGCATTTATAA
- a CDS encoding mannose-1-phosphate guanylyltransferase: protein MDRSLIPVILAGGKGERFWPLSRKHRPKQFLCLDGSGNSLLQETANRLLTMADGWEGLWVVTSAQLAEGVRSQLPQLPPENLLVEPEGRDTAPAVAWATLEISRRYGEDAVIGFFPADHWIGDQVAFQKTLNAATQLATYLAAIVTLGITPSYASTGYGYIQQGEQVGTFGELPVYHVDRFTEKPDRQTAETFLATKSRTGECPYTWNSGMFVFQAGVVLEELEKYAPEIIQLLKAKGLAAYGELAKKSIDYALMEKTELTYVMPASFGWDDLGDWNAIERLMKGDAKNVELAQHIGLDTEGAILYATDEDEVIVTIGLEDVVVVRDRNVTLIVKKDRTQDIKQVIKLLQEHPNLQQLL from the coding sequence ATGGATAGATCTTTAATTCCCGTTATTCTTGCAGGTGGTAAGGGTGAGCGATTTTGGCCTCTGAGCCGTAAACACCGACCTAAGCAGTTTTTGTGTCTAGATGGCAGTGGTAACAGCTTGTTGCAGGAAACTGCTAATCGCTTGCTGACAATGGCTGATGGTTGGGAGGGGTTATGGGTTGTGACATCTGCCCAACTAGCTGAAGGGGTGCGATCGCAACTTCCTCAGCTACCTCCTGAAAATTTGCTGGTGGAACCTGAAGGTCGAGATACCGCACCAGCAGTCGCTTGGGCAACTCTGGAAATATCTCGCCGTTATGGGGAAGATGCAGTTATTGGCTTTTTTCCTGCTGATCACTGGATTGGCGATCAAGTCGCTTTTCAAAAAACTCTGAATGCGGCAACTCAACTTGCTACCTATTTGGCAGCTATTGTCACATTAGGGATTACTCCTAGCTATGCGTCTACTGGCTACGGTTATATTCAGCAAGGTGAACAAGTTGGCACTTTTGGAGAGTTGCCAGTTTACCACGTTGACAGATTCACAGAAAAGCCAGATCGACAAACAGCAGAAACGTTTCTGGCAACGAAAAGCCGTACTGGAGAATGTCCTTACACCTGGAATAGTGGGATGTTCGTGTTTCAGGCTGGTGTTGTTTTAGAGGAATTAGAAAAATATGCACCAGAAATAATTCAACTTTTGAAAGCTAAGGGTTTAGCGGCTTATGGGGAGTTAGCTAAGAAAAGCATTGACTATGCTTTGATGGAGAAGACTGAGCTAACTTATGTTATGCCAGCATCGTTTGGTTGGGACGATTTAGGTGACTGGAATGCGATCGAGCGTCTGATGAAAGGAGATGCGAAAAATGTGGAGTTGGCGCAGCATATCGGGTTAGATACAGAGGGCGCAATTCTTTATGCTACGGATGAGGATGAGGTAATAGTCACGATTGGATTAGAGGATGTTGTGGTGGTGCGCGATCGCAATGTTACTTTAATCGTCAAAAAAGACCGCACACAGGATATCAAGCAGGTAATTAAGTTGCTGCAAGAACATCCTAATCTGCAACAACTGCTTTAA
- the urtA gene encoding urea ABC transporter substrate-binding protein, producing the protein MAGRLGRRKFIIYSAGTLGTSLLLKACSNPPASDTKTSNATTSTSTGGGNTIKVGILHSLSGTMAISEKSVVDAENLAIEEINKSGGVLGKQIQAIVEDGASNWDTFREKATKLIDQDKVVTVFGCWTSASRKNVLPVFESKNHMLWYPVQYEGQECSQDIFYTGAAPNQQIEPAVDWLLENKGKEFFLVGSDYVFPRTANTIIKAQLQAKGAKTVGEDYLPLGNTEVTPIITKIKAALPNGGVIFNTLNGDSNVAFFKQMQGAGLSPDKYPVMSVSIAEEEVKAIGAEYLKGHYASWNYFMTVDTPENKKFVEAFKAKYGNDRVTNDPMEAAYIMVYLWKQAVEKAKTTDIEAVKKAALGQTFNAPEGKVSLDKNHHLSKFVRIGEVGEDGLFKIVYSSKEAVKPVPWNQYVAETKGYACDWSDAKKGGKYKI; encoded by the coding sequence ATGGCAGGACGATTAGGACGACGTAAATTTATCATTTATAGTGCAGGGACATTAGGAACAAGCCTTCTACTAAAGGCTTGCAGCAATCCACCTGCTAGCGACACAAAAACTAGCAACGCTACCACATCTACCTCAACAGGTGGCGGAAATACAATTAAAGTTGGGATTTTACACTCATTAAGCGGCACGATGGCAATTAGTGAAAAAAGCGTCGTGGATGCCGAAAACTTAGCAATTGAAGAAATTAATAAATCCGGTGGGGTACTTGGTAAACAAATTCAAGCAATAGTAGAAGATGGTGCTTCTAACTGGGATACTTTTAGAGAAAAAGCTACGAAACTAATTGACCAAGACAAAGTAGTAACAGTTTTTGGTTGTTGGACTTCTGCAAGCCGCAAGAATGTTTTGCCAGTATTTGAGTCTAAAAACCATATGCTCTGGTATCCCGTACAATACGAGGGTCAAGAGTGTTCTCAAGACATTTTCTATACTGGCGCTGCACCCAACCAGCAAATTGAGCCTGCTGTAGATTGGCTATTGGAAAATAAAGGTAAAGAATTCTTTTTAGTAGGTTCCGACTACGTTTTTCCACGCACTGCTAATACTATTATTAAGGCGCAATTACAAGCCAAAGGTGCTAAAACAGTCGGTGAAGATTACTTACCACTGGGTAACACAGAAGTAACGCCCATCATTACTAAAATAAAAGCTGCCCTACCTAACGGTGGTGTAATTTTCAATACCCTCAATGGTGATAGTAACGTAGCTTTCTTTAAGCAGATGCAAGGTGCAGGATTATCACCAGATAAATATCCTGTTATGTCTGTCAGTATTGCTGAGGAAGAAGTTAAGGCAATTGGGGCTGAGTACCTCAAAGGTCATTATGCTTCTTGGAATTATTTTATGACAGTAGATACTCCTGAAAATAAGAAGTTTGTCGAAGCTTTTAAAGCTAAGTACGGCAACGATAGAGTAACTAATGACCCGATGGAAGCTGCTTATATCATGGTTTATCTCTGGAAGCAAGCTGTCGAAAAAGCAAAAACTACTGATATTGAAGCAGTGAAAAAAGCCGCTTTAGGGCAAACCTTTAATGCTCCAGAAGGTAAGGTTTCGTTAGACAAAAATCATCACTTATCTAAATTTGTCCGCATTGGTGAGGTAGGAGAAGATGGTTTATTTAAAATTGTTTATTCTTCTAAAGAAGCAGTAAAACCTGTTCCTTGGAACCAATATGTAGCAGAAACAAAAGGATATGCTTGTGATTGGTCTGATGCTAAAAAAGGTGGTAAGTACAAAATTTGA